From a single Leishmania infantum JPCM5 genome chromosome 36 genomic region:
- a CDS encoding vacuolar protein sorting-associated protein 45-like protein: MNRILPCDTNMKVLLVDDGALPMIATAFSQTELLKHGVYLVESLNSAARQRNLMKMLRCYILLRPSLASVEAACVELRMAKYRSYHLFFCGATSAEMLDRLANADNDSLVEEVQEVFCDFNAVNKDAFVLETPPPQSLVSSFMSASQVRRLAEGLASLMVAQRRRPRIRYQKNSPFVQRLGAELVNVLKSDPGLYDYPARDTVLLLLDRNDDPLTPLLTPWTYQAMLHEHIGLRSNTLKLPADVQGAEEEGYVFSEHDDAFFANNMFNNWGDLCNNVKKYVDQCKDALNLDRPTATLEELKAFMQKIPQTKSLTGSVTKHTTVTTYLSGVIKRRNLLEISLLEQDMIASSDQSNHWARLQSFASRPSTSQEDLTRLCLIYHLRYEKPGGPSQVAPYLDRVNSNYALLLCKLRQYYGLHRNTDRLFAATGVMAKIVKTFVDVGNIYTQHEPVLKRTLQQLYSGQLDTASYPYLEQPTSSSGGGGVANAEHKPMEVTVYMCGGYTFEEAALVHGINARTAYKPADAASFAAGGSSIKASIGGEAVLNTHSFLSLLDQLSPS, encoded by the coding sequence ATGAACCGCATCTTGCCATGTGATACGAATATGAAGGTCCTCCTCGTagacgacggcgcgctgccgatGATCGCGACTGCTTTTTCGCAGACGGAGTTGCTCAAGCACGGGGTGTACCTCGTCGAGTCCCTCAACAgcgccgcgcggcagcggaacTTGATGAAGATGCTGCGGTGCTACATTCTGCTGCGTCCAAGTCTCGCGAGTGTGGAGGCGGCATGCGTGGAGCTGCGTATGGCGAAGTACCGTAGCTATCACCTCTTCTTCTGCGGCGCGACCAGCGCGGAGATGCTGGACCGCCTCGCGAACGCCGACAACGACTCgctcgtggaggaggtgcaggaggtgTTCTGCGACTTCAACGCCGTCAATAAGGACGCCTTCGTACtggagacgccgccgccgcagtcgctTGTGTCGTCATTCATGTCAGCCTCGCAGGTGCGCCGGCTGGCGGAGGGGCTGGCCTCGCTcatggtggcgcagcgccggcgaccCCGCATTCGCTACCAGAAGAATAGCCCGTTtgtgcagcgcctcggcgcaGAACTCGTGAATGTGCTGAAAAGCGACCCCGGACTGTACGACTATCCCGCGCGGgacacggtgctgctgctgttagACCGCAACGACGACCCGCTCACCCCGCTCCTCACCCCATGGACCTACCAAGCAATGCTCCACGAGCACATTGGGCTGCGCTCCAATACGCTCAAGCTGCCGGCCGACGTGCAAGGAGCCGAAGAGGAGGGCTACGTCTTCTCCGAGCACGATGACGCCTTCTTCGCCAACAACATGTTCAACAACTGGGGCGACCTGTGCAACAACGTGAAGAAGTACGTTGACCAGTGCAAAGACGCGCTGAATCTCGACCGCCCCACAGCCACCCTCGAGGAGCTCAAGGCGTTCATGCAGAAGATTCCGCAGACGAAGAGCCTCACCGGGTCCGTCACGAAGCACACAACGGTGACCACGTATCTCTCCGGCGTCATCAAGAGGCGCAACCTGCTGGAGATCTCTCTTTTGGAGCAGGACATGATCGCCTCCTCGGACCAGAGCAACCACTGGGCACGCCTGCAGTCCTTCGCGTCGCGCCCCAGTACGAGCCAGGAGGACCTCACACGTCTCTGCCTCATCTACCACCTTCGCTATGAGAAGCCCGGCGGTCCGTCGCAGGTGGCACCGTACCTCGACCGCGTCAACTCGAACTACGCCCTGCTCCTTTGTAAGTTGCGGCAGTACTACGGCCTTCATCGAAACACCGATCGCTTGTTTGCCGCTACCGGCGTCATGGCAAAGATCGTGAAGACGTTTGTGGATGTCGGCAACATTTACACTCAGCATGAACCGGTTCTGAAGCGCaccctgcagcagctgtacAGCGGCCAGCTCGACACCGCCTCCTACCCATACCTGGAACAgccgacctcctcctccggcggcggcggtgtggcgAACGCGGAGCATAAGCCAATGGAGGTGACCGTTTACATGTGCGGCGGGTATACATTcgaggaggcagcgctggtgcacgGCATcaacgcgcgcaccgctTACAAGCCGGCTGATGCAGCCTCGTTTGCGGCGGGTGGAAGTAGCATCAAGGCATCGATCGGCGGCGAAGCCGTTCTCAACACGCACTCCTTTCTGAGTTTGCTAGACCAGCTCTCGCCATCGTAA
- a CDS encoding putative developmentally regulated GTP-binding protein 1, whose protein sequence is MSSLQKISDIEAELARTQKNKATMAHICALKARLAQLKRELIASESKKGGGKGEGFDVQKTGDARIGFIGFPSVGKSTLLSKMTSTHSEVAAYEFTTLTCVPGVVNYRGAKLQMLDLPGIIEGAKDGKGRGRQVIAVARTCSLILIVLDIAKPLQHKLIIERELDGFGIRLNKSPPDIVIRKKDRGGISISSTCPLTHIDQETIKIILGEYRMANADVTFRGDYTADEFIDAIEGNRAYIPAIYVLNKIDQISIEELDIVARIPHNCPISAHHEWNLDGLLECIWDHLNFIRVYTKPKGQVPDYDAPVILKKSPQPSVESFCNRIHRQLIRNYKYAWVWGSSVKHQPQRVGKDHPLDDEDVVQVVKKV, encoded by the coding sequence ATGTCGTCCTTGCAGAAGATCAGCGATATCGAGGCTGAGCTCGCCCGCACGCAGAAGAACAAGGCTACGATGGCTCACATTTGTGCTCTCAAGGCCCGCCTGGCGCAGCTCAAGCGCGAGCTCATCGCGTCTGAGTCGAAGaaaggcggcggcaagggCGAAGGCTTTGACGTGCAGAAGACCGGCGACGCTCGCATCGGCTTCATTGGCTTTCCGTCTGTTGGCaagtcgacgctgctgtcgAAGATGACCTCGACTCACTCCGAGGTGGCCGCGTACGAGTTCACCACGCTCACCTGCGTGCCTGGTGTGGTGAATTACCGCGGCGCCAAGCTGCAGATGCTGGACCTGCCCGGTATCATCGAAGGTGCCAAGGACGGTAAGGGTCGAGGCCGGCAAGTCATTGCAGTGGCCCGCACTTGCTCTCTTATCCTCATCGTGCTTGACATTGCcaagccgctgcagcacaagCTCATCATTGAGCGTGAGTTGGACGGCTTCGGCATTCGGTTGAACAAGTCGCCACCGGATATTGTGATTCGAAAAAAGGACCGCGGTGGCATCAGCATCTCCTCGACGTGCCCGCTCACGCACATTGACCAGGAGACGATCAAGATCATCTTAGGCGAGTACCGCATGGCGAACGCCGACGTCACCTTCCGCGGCGACTACACGGCCGACGAGTTCATCGATGCGATCGAAGGGAATCGCGCGTACATCCCGGCCATTTACGTGCTGAACAAGATCGACCAAATATCGATCGAGGAACTCGACATCGTCGCCCGCATTCCGCACAACTGCCCAATCTCTGCCCATCACGAGTGGAACCTGGACGGGCTCCTCGAGTGCATATGGGATCACCTGAACTTCATTCGCGTGTACACGAAGCCGAAGGGTCAGGTGCCAGACTACGACGCGCCGGTCATTCTAAAGAAGTCGCCACAGCCGTCGGTGGAGAGCTTCTGCAACCGCATTCACAGGCAGCTGATACGCAACTACAAGTatgcgtgggtgtggggCTCGTCCGTGAAACACCAGCCGCAGCGTGTGGGCAAGGACCACCCGCTGGATGACGAGGATGTCGTGCAGGTGGTGAAGAAGGTATAG
- a CDS encoding guanylate kinase-like protein, producing the protein MSVAPKAPMPAISSVAAASAAHKTAQQAVGPLKGTVALRRLVDMLLFVGPSGSGKSTVIRRLQRDWPTLFEFSVSHTTRCPRRGEVHGQHYYFVTMEEFQQLVDAGHMIEYSRLCMPETSSSTPPLSKPVGNLYGTSKKALHTVLARNRVVLMDTDLLGAINIRRYCSREVVSTRPVTVSQAQRSIAQRDDDAAPAAQTLLTLSTPRHASVSLENEHAADPTTANPSKDSMLPSSPFYAAPVVTRTLRCMIIFIAPPSMQVLEQRLRERKTETEASIQLRMKVNRQWMQWAKENQSFFDHYIVNDNLDLCYAKVREIVRAEVLMVDSTL; encoded by the coding sequence ATGAGCGTGGCACCAAAAGCGCCGATGCCAGCGATTTCATCggttgccgccgcgtctgCTGCCCACAAAACTGCTCAGCAGGCCGTGGGCCCTCTCAAGGGCACTGTCGCCCTCAGGCGCCTCGTGGACATGCTTTTGTTTGTCGGGCCAAGCGGCTCTGGCAAGTCTACGGTGATtcgccggctgcagcgggaCTGGCCCACGCTATTTGAGTTCAGCGTGAGCCACACAACCCGTTGcccgcggcgcggcgaggTGCATGGGCAGCACTACTACTTTGTCACCATGGAGGAGTTCCAGCAGCTGGTCGACGCGGGTCACATGATTGAATACTCGCGGCTCTGCATGCCCGAaacgtcgtcgtcgacgcctcCGCTGAGCAAGCCAGTCGGCAACCTCTACGGGACTAGCAAGAAAGCCCTGCACACGGTGCTCGCGCGCAATCGCGTCGTGCTAATGGACACTGATCTGCTCGGCGCCATCAACATTCGGCGTTACTGCTCTCGTGAGGTGGTGAGCACGAGGCCGGTGACCGTTTcgcaagcgcagcgcagtatcgcgcagcgcgacgatgacgccgcTCCGGCCGCGCAGACCCTGCTAACCCTCTCAACGCCTCGGCATGCATCCGTCTCTCTGGAGAACGAGCACGCCGCGGACCCCACGACTGCGAATCCATCCAAGGATTCGATGTTGCCGTCGTCCCCTTTCTATGCCGCACCCGTGgtcacacgcacgctgcgctgcatgaTCATTTTCATCGCGCCACCTAGCATGCAGGTgctggagcagcggctgcgggaACGAAAGACCGAAACAGAAGCTTCGATCCAGCTGCGCATGAAGGTGAATCGGCAGTGGATGCAGTGGGCCAAGGAGAATCAGTCGTTCTTTGACCACTACATCGTGAACGACAACCTTGATCTCTGCTACGCCAAGGTGAGGGAGATTGTGCGGGCAGAGGTGCTCATGGTGGACAGCACTCTGTGA